From a region of the Actinopolymorpha singaporensis genome:
- the guaA gene encoding glutamine-hydrolyzing GMP synthase: MVTDHDLVLVVDYGAQYAQLIARRVREARVYSEIVPHTTPVADILARKPKAIILSGGPQSVYAPGAPQVDPALFEAGVPAFGICYGFQAMARSLGGEVAHTGAREYGRTRVDVTAPGTLLADLPAEHTVWMSHGDSVTAAPEGFDVLAATATTPVAAFENVARGQAGVQWHPEVLHTEHGQKVLEHFLLEIAGCQPTWTMLNIIDEQVELIRRQVGDGRALCALSGGVDSAVAAAIVERAIGDRLTCVYVDHGMMRLGETEQVKRDFEAVFSDLDVVDASDQFLDALSGVADPEQKRKIIGREFIRTFEAAEVRVFGDLSEGQAAVAYLVQGTLYPDVVESGGGAGASNIKSHHNVGGLPDDLRFELIEPLRTLFKDEVRAVGEQLGLPPTMVWRQPFPGPGLGIRIIGEITRERLDILRRADAIAREELTAAGLDRDIWQFPVVLLADVRSVGVQGDQRTYGHPIVLRPVTSEDAMTADWARLPWDLVERVSTRITNEVLEVNRVVIDVTSKPPGTIEWE; the protein is encoded by the coding sequence ATCGTGACCGATCACGACCTCGTTCTCGTCGTCGACTACGGCGCGCAGTACGCCCAGCTCATCGCCCGCCGGGTGCGCGAGGCCCGGGTCTACTCCGAGATCGTTCCGCACACCACTCCGGTGGCGGACATTCTCGCCCGCAAGCCGAAGGCGATCATCCTGTCCGGCGGCCCGCAGTCGGTCTACGCACCGGGCGCGCCGCAGGTCGACCCGGCGCTGTTCGAGGCCGGGGTGCCGGCGTTCGGCATCTGCTACGGCTTCCAGGCGATGGCCCGCAGCCTCGGCGGGGAGGTGGCCCACACCGGTGCGCGCGAGTACGGCCGTACCCGGGTCGACGTCACCGCGCCCGGCACCCTGCTGGCGGACCTGCCGGCGGAGCACACCGTCTGGATGTCGCACGGCGACTCGGTGACCGCGGCGCCGGAGGGTTTCGACGTGCTGGCCGCTACCGCGACCACGCCGGTGGCGGCGTTCGAGAACGTCGCCCGCGGCCAGGCCGGCGTGCAGTGGCACCCGGAGGTGCTGCACACCGAGCACGGGCAGAAGGTGCTCGAGCACTTCCTGCTGGAGATCGCCGGCTGCCAGCCGACCTGGACGATGCTCAACATCATCGACGAGCAGGTCGAACTCATCCGCAGGCAGGTCGGCGACGGCCGCGCCCTGTGCGCGCTGTCCGGGGGCGTCGACTCCGCGGTCGCCGCCGCGATCGTGGAGCGGGCCATCGGCGACCGCCTCACCTGCGTGTACGTCGACCACGGGATGATGCGGCTGGGCGAGACAGAACAGGTCAAGCGGGACTTCGAGGCGGTGTTCAGCGACCTGGACGTGGTCGACGCCTCCGACCAGTTCCTCGACGCACTGTCCGGGGTCGCCGATCCCGAGCAGAAGCGCAAGATCATCGGCCGGGAGTTCATCCGTACGTTCGAAGCCGCCGAGGTGCGGGTGTTCGGCGACCTGTCCGAGGGTCAGGCCGCGGTGGCCTACCTCGTGCAGGGCACGCTCTACCCCGACGTGGTGGAGTCCGGCGGCGGCGCGGGTGCCTCCAACATCAAGTCCCACCACAACGTCGGCGGCCTTCCCGACGACCTGAGGTTCGAGCTGATCGAGCCGTTGCGCACGCTCTTCAAGGACGAGGTACGCGCGGTCGGCGAGCAGCTCGGCCTTCCTCCGACCATGGTCTGGCGGCAACCGTTCCCCGGCCCGGGCCTCGGCATCCGGATCATCGGCGAGATCACCCGCGAACGCCTGGACATCCTCCGCCGGGCCGACGCGATCGCCCGGGAGGAGCTGACCGCCGCCGGGTTGGACCGCGACATCTGGCAGTTCCCCGTCGTCCTGCTGGCCGACGTGCGGTCGGTGGGGGTGCAGGGCGACCAGCGCACGTACGGCCACCCGATCGTGCTGCGCCCGGTCACCAGCGAGGACGCGATGACCGCCGACTGGGCGCGGCTGCCGTGGGACCTGGTCGAACGCGTCTCGACCCGCATCACCAACGAGGTCCTCGAGGTCAACCGCGTCGTGATCGACGTGACCAGTAAGCCGCCCGGCACCATCGAGTGGGAGTGA
- a CDS encoding ABC transporter ATP-binding protein → MQTNQTSGTGNLARRPELPRPPFAPALSGRGLGKRFGTTVALADVSLTVGRAESVAIMGPSGSGKSTLLHCLAGIIRPDAGEVVLHDAGGRTGGNGRTGGNDRTGGNERDGSAGGRRVDTMSERERSRLRRTRFGFVFQFAQLLPELPAEENIALPLMLGGTPRRAAVARAHAWVEPLGLAGLEKRRPGELSGGQAQRVALARALVIEPAVVFADEPTGALDQATGEETMRLLVSTSRANGAALVVVTHDPNVAAACDRVVEVRDGRLLPTVGQASGPAAGTGAYR, encoded by the coding sequence ATGCAGACCAACCAGACCTCGGGGACCGGCAACCTCGCCCGCCGGCCAGAGCTGCCGCGTCCGCCGTTCGCACCGGCGCTGTCCGGGCGCGGCCTGGGCAAGCGGTTCGGTACGACCGTCGCCCTGGCCGACGTGAGCCTCACGGTGGGGCGGGCCGAGTCGGTGGCGATCATGGGCCCCAGCGGCTCGGGCAAGTCCACCTTGCTGCACTGCCTCGCCGGGATCATCCGGCCCGACGCCGGCGAGGTCGTCCTGCACGACGCCGGCGGCAGGACCGGCGGGAACGGCAGAACCGGCGGGAACGACAGAACCGGCGGGAACGAGAGGGACGGCAGTGCCGGCGGGCGGCGGGTGGACACCATGAGCGAACGGGAACGCAGCCGGCTGCGGCGGACGCGGTTCGGGTTCGTCTTCCAGTTCGCCCAGTTGCTGCCCGAGCTGCCTGCCGAGGAGAACATCGCGCTGCCGCTGATGCTGGGCGGAACGCCCCGGCGGGCGGCGGTCGCCCGGGCGCACGCCTGGGTGGAGCCGCTCGGCCTGGCCGGGTTGGAGAAACGGCGGCCGGGAGAGCTCTCCGGCGGCCAGGCACAACGCGTGGCCCTCGCCCGCGCACTGGTCATCGAGCCCGCTGTCGTCTTCGCCGACGAACCGACCGGCGCCCTGGACCAGGCGACCGGCGAGGAGACCATGCGACTGCTGGTGTCGACCAGCCGGGCCAACGGCGCCGCCCTGGTGGTGGTGACGCACGACCCGAACGTCGCCGCCGCCTGCGACCGGGTCGTGGAAGTACGCGACGGCCGGCTGCTGCCCACTGTCGGGCAGGCCTCCGGTCCGGCAGCCGGGACGGGAGCGTACCGGTGA